In Chryseobacterium lactis, a single genomic region encodes these proteins:
- a CDS encoding ribonuclease domain-containing protein, with the protein MNNKIRPVFFICLGLLFGMSIMYIYKNFIDKENPSKAAQTENVNYGSTSADNQKAGNSSDQGSIEKLTEEKTVISYVKQNHRLPDYYITKNEARKQGWNPSKGNLCDALPGKAIGGDKFGNREGRLPDGEKYFEADVNYHCGSRQTDRIIFTRNGDVYLTKNHYKSFEKQ; encoded by the coding sequence ATGAATAATAAAATAAGACCTGTATTTTTTATCTGTTTAGGACTTCTTTTCGGGATGTCTATCATGTACATTTACAAAAACTTTATAGATAAAGAAAATCCTTCCAAAGCTGCACAAACTGAAAATGTAAACTACGGAAGCACCTCCGCAGACAATCAGAAGGCCGGAAATTCATCAGATCAGGGTTCTATTGAAAAACTGACAGAAGAAAAAACTGTAATCAGTTATGTAAAACAAAACCATAGGTTACCGGATTATTATATCACAAAAAATGAAGCCAGAAAACAAGGCTGGAATCCCTCAAAAGGAAATCTTTGCGATGCACTTCCCGGAAAGGCTATTGGGGGAGATAAATTTGGTAACAGAGAAGGAAGATTACCGGATGGCGAAAAGTATTTTGAAGCAGATGTCAACTACCATTGTGGCAGCCGACAGACTGACAGAATTATCTTTACCAGAAATGGCGATGTTTATCTTACTAAAAACCATTATAAAAGCTTTGAGAAGCAATGA
- the namA gene encoding NADPH dehydrogenase NamA, with translation MIYTPIKFRNIELKNRWVMSPMCMYSCENGMANDFHFVHYGSRAQGGTGLIIVEATGVEPRGRITNHCMGIWNDEQAEKLQKIVNFVHENSDSKIGIQLAHAGRKGSTWNNKQISIEEGWETVAPSSIPYHPSERIPHTLSTDEVKEQVQNFKEAAKRAVQAGFDIIEIHGAHGYLIHQFLSPLSNIRTDEYGGSFENRIRFLIEIVDAVNEVLDENTALFIRVSGTEYAENGWDIESSVALAKVLKEHAVDLVDVSSGGNIHGAKISVFDGYQVPFSSQIKNEASVKTGAVGLITELDQAEKILQNGEADLIFVAREILRNPYIAVQGSFETKEDCFFPHQYTRAKIST, from the coding sequence ATGATATATACACCAATAAAATTCAGAAACATAGAGCTTAAAAACCGATGGGTAATGTCTCCTATGTGCATGTATTCATGTGAAAACGGAATGGCTAATGATTTCCATTTTGTGCATTATGGCAGCAGAGCACAGGGAGGAACAGGGTTGATTATTGTAGAAGCAACAGGAGTAGAGCCAAGAGGACGTATTACCAATCATTGTATGGGAATCTGGAATGATGAGCAGGCTGAAAAACTACAGAAAATTGTCAATTTTGTCCATGAAAACTCTGACAGCAAGATAGGAATTCAATTGGCGCATGCCGGAAGAAAAGGTTCCACCTGGAATAATAAACAGATTTCAATTGAAGAAGGTTGGGAAACAGTTGCACCGAGTTCTATTCCTTATCATCCTTCAGAAAGAATTCCACATACATTGAGTACTGATGAGGTAAAAGAGCAGGTGCAGAATTTTAAGGAAGCAGCTAAAAGAGCTGTACAAGCAGGATTTGATATCATTGAAATCCATGGAGCGCATGGCTATCTTATTCATCAGTTTTTATCACCGCTTTCCAATATCAGGACTGATGAATATGGAGGTAGTTTTGAAAACAGGATAAGATTTTTAATTGAGATTGTAGACGCAGTTAATGAAGTACTGGATGAGAATACAGCACTTTTCATACGCGTTTCCGGAACAGAATATGCAGAAAATGGCTGGGATATTGAAAGCAGCGTTGCATTGGCCAAAGTTTTAAAAGAGCATGCCGTTGACCTTGTAGATGTATCCAGTGGAGGAAATATTCATGGAGCAAAGATTTCAGTTTTTGACGGATATCAGGTTCCTTTTTCTTCACAGATAAAGAATGAAGCTTCGGTGAAAACGGGAGCTGTAGGTCTCATTACAGAACTGGACCAGGCTGAAAAGATTCTTCAAAACGGAGAGGCAGATCTTATCTTTGTTGCAAGAGAAATTTTAAGAAATCCATATATTGCCGTTCAGGGATCATTTGAAACGAAAGAAGACTGTTTCTTCCCCCATCAGTATACCCGAGCAAAGATTTCTACCTAA
- a CDS encoding cytidine deaminase — MKKDIQISYEYFKNSNELSDIEKKLFERAKEAREMAYAPYSQFLVGCSVLLENGEIYSGNNQENAAYPSGLCAERTTLFWVAANFPDVKIKKIFVVGGPKEFHESNPPIPPCGACRQSLIEYETKQNENIDLYFSSMNEEVVKVHAVKDLLPFYFDSTFL, encoded by the coding sequence ATGAAAAAAGACATACAGATCAGTTACGAATACTTTAAAAATAGCAACGAACTGAGCGATATAGAGAAAAAATTATTTGAAAGAGCCAAGGAGGCTCGTGAGATGGCCTATGCCCCGTATTCTCAGTTTCTGGTAGGGTGTTCTGTTTTGTTGGAGAACGGAGAAATCTATTCCGGAAACAATCAGGAAAATGCGGCTTACCCATCCGGTCTTTGTGCGGAGAGAACCACTCTTTTCTGGGTGGCTGCCAACTTTCCTGATGTGAAAATAAAGAAAATTTTTGTGGTAGGTGGCCCTAAGGAATTTCATGAGAGCAATCCCCCGATTCCTCCTTGTGGAGCATGCCGCCAAAGTTTAATAGAATACGAAACCAAACAAAATGAAAACATTGATCTTTACTTCTCCAGTATGAATGAAGAGGTGGTAAAGGTACATGCGGTGAAGGATTTGTTGCCATTTTATTTTGATTCGACGTTTTTGTAA
- a CDS encoding phospholipase effector Tle1 domain-containing protein, with protein sequence MSNIVFGNYTPEDIEDDSMDAVLGIFFDGTLNNKVNTKERENNTEIYKKYGIKTWFKRQISEKKDTSYDNGWSNVARMSEACSLDYGIYIEGIGTDDRKDDENDGFAFGSGDTGIRGKVRKGCEETVKRLKGKLGTKKKVAVLTLDVFGFSRGAAAARNFVYEINKSKYAAHKKTYTKRRVSVTFYSDDDGKEVPITELPPRGHLGLKLKEAGITVERIVVRFLGIYDTVSSYHPNFSANPNFSNDIEELHLDDITSAKKIVHFIATDEHRENFDLTNVAYDTNLKGKKQVPVFYGEEKTFPGVHSDIGGSYLSETEWVREIETDWTDKRDLKPLEDRLVAEGWYNRDQLSYIGGNAYFALKGVRELLHTYSYIPLTFMTEKANDAQCKQISMMKIKKGYDFSKDALLVRVEKKLREYVFKNGRPYDFKWVADLKIKYKSNTANPNYIRELGEQKDLRELRNKYLHWSADRYAIGMDPRSDRKRVVH encoded by the coding sequence ATGTCGAATATAGTTTTTGGAAATTATACTCCGGAAGATATAGAAGATGATTCTATGGATGCAGTGTTGGGCATTTTCTTCGATGGAACACTTAATAATAAGGTTAATACTAAAGAGCGGGAAAATAATACTGAGATTTATAAAAAATACGGAATTAAAACCTGGTTTAAAAGACAAATAAGCGAGAAAAAAGATACCAGTTATGATAATGGCTGGAGCAATGTAGCCCGTATGTCAGAAGCTTGTAGTCTTGATTATGGAATTTACATTGAAGGAATAGGGACGGATGATCGTAAAGATGACGAAAATGATGGCTTTGCTTTTGGTAGCGGAGATACGGGAATTCGGGGGAAAGTAAGAAAAGGTTGTGAAGAAACCGTTAAAAGATTAAAGGGAAAACTTGGTACGAAAAAGAAAGTTGCGGTCTTAACATTAGATGTCTTTGGATTCAGCAGAGGGGCTGCAGCAGCCCGTAACTTTGTCTATGAGATCAATAAAAGTAAATATGCCGCCCATAAAAAAACATATACAAAAAGGAGAGTAAGCGTTACCTTTTACAGTGATGATGACGGAAAAGAAGTACCTATCACAGAATTGCCTCCAAGAGGACATTTAGGATTGAAATTAAAAGAGGCAGGAATTACCGTTGAGCGGATTGTCGTTCGTTTTTTAGGAATATATGACACGGTATCATCTTATCATCCCAATTTTTCTGCAAACCCTAACTTCAGTAATGATATAGAAGAGCTGCATCTTGATGATATAACCTCAGCAAAAAAGATAGTGCACTTTATTGCAACTGATGAACACCGGGAAAATTTTGACCTTACCAATGTAGCTTACGATACAAATTTGAAAGGAAAAAAACAGGTTCCTGTTTTTTACGGTGAAGAAAAAACGTTTCCAGGGGTGCATTCTGACATTGGAGGAAGCTATTTATCCGAAACAGAATGGGTAAGAGAAATAGAAACCGACTGGACGGATAAAAGGGATCTTAAACCTCTTGAAGACAGATTGGTTGCCGAAGGATGGTATAACAGAGATCAACTCTCCTACATTGGAGGGAATGCATACTTTGCATTAAAGGGAGTCAGAGAATTATTGCATACTTACAGCTACATTCCTCTTACATTTATGACAGAAAAAGCAAATGACGCCCAATGTAAGCAGATTTCCATGATGAAAATAAAGAAAGGGTATGATTTTTCTAAAGATGCCTTATTGGTTCGTGTTGAAAAAAAGCTGAGGGAGTATGTATTTAAAAATGGAAGACCTTATGACTTTAAGTGGGTTGCCGATTTAAAGATAAAGTATAAAAGCAATACAGCGAATCCGAATTACATAAGAGAATTGGGAGAACAAAAAGATCTTAGAGAATTAAGAAATAAATATTTGCATTGGTCGGCAGACAGGTACGCCATAGGAATGGATCCAAGGTCAGACAGAAAAAGAGTAGTACATTAA
- a CDS encoding DUF2931 family protein, whose translation MEEKYKWTGTLSAPNEYPMQAYYGELIADDYQYPFSDIWGIAGGGWGEPGKYGGGTDKLVKVPHTLEFTWYSLTENKFYAGHWELDTKKITQLFNEGFSQTYFDSLKKGTYDTFIIGLGPKGKLILWLYGDGHQVEVGHFQGKEIKITQAEAYDKFKYVFEPNYREDILNDPGIVKAIVTQKIKEEGYPDPNLYETFREKLNWSPKLILPAGSTLEKRNFYMANGERESTLQDNPATTLPYAKRAVPYLFYFQWKNKDGKEESSQIVFTGNSQYIKDANKVYNGTFLPLDFEKTDMFKIFGGLDKKNSADIVIDISSGNNAEVYIEQNGKKYPVTQMDKYVKQDK comes from the coding sequence ATGGAAGAAAAATATAAGTGGACCGGAACATTATCTGCTCCTAATGAATACCCAATGCAGGCTTATTACGGAGAATTGATCGCCGATGATTATCAGTATCCTTTTTCTGATATCTGGGGAATTGCCGGCGGAGGCTGGGGAGAACCCGGTAAATATGGTGGTGGAACTGATAAACTTGTTAAAGTTCCTCATACCTTAGAATTTACCTGGTATTCTTTGACTGAAAATAAATTCTATGCAGGCCATTGGGAGCTGGATACAAAAAAAATCACCCAATTATTTAATGAAGGGTTCAGTCAGACTTATTTTGATTCCTTAAAAAAAGGAACATACGATACTTTTATCATTGGCCTGGGACCAAAAGGGAAATTGATACTCTGGCTATATGGAGACGGACATCAGGTGGAAGTAGGGCATTTTCAGGGAAAGGAAATAAAAATTACGCAGGCAGAAGCTTATGATAAGTTTAAATATGTATTTGAACCTAATTACAGAGAAGATATCCTTAATGACCCGGGAATTGTAAAGGCTATTGTAACACAAAAAATAAAAGAAGAAGGCTATCCGGATCCCAATCTGTATGAAACTTTCAGAGAAAAGCTGAACTGGAGCCCTAAACTTATTCTACCGGCTGGAAGTACTCTCGAGAAAAGAAATTTTTATATGGCCAACGGAGAGCGTGAGAGTACGCTGCAAGATAATCCGGCTACTACTTTGCCGTATGCAAAAAGAGCGGTACCCTATCTTTTCTATTTCCAATGGAAGAATAAAGATGGAAAAGAAGAAAGTTCACAAATTGTATTTACAGGTAATTCACAATATATAAAAGATGCCAATAAAGTATATAACGGAACTTTTCTTCCTCTGGATTTTGAAAAGACAGATATGTTTAAAATATTTGGTGGATTGGATAAAAAAAACTCTGCTGATATTGTGATTGATATAAGCAGTGGAAACAATGCTGAAGTATATATTGAACAAAATGGTAAAAAATATCCGGTAACGCAGATGGATAAATATGTTAAACAAGATAAATAG
- a CDS encoding DUF4280 domain-containing protein, translating to MAEKHIVVQGAMCKCQFGQAPDKLKVLTHQKEYANDKDASKKLIVTTKEIGGATFEKNTFGNCTKNGGPPPPCKIMVTEWTDFYDKVQLSNGGFIIVENSKAICAVAGTPCIEIIDHGQRAEASQQNFKNANPDVQQQINPLVDAEEMRKEEKNEDDPSDDF from the coding sequence ATGGCAGAAAAACATATTGTAGTACAAGGCGCGATGTGCAAATGCCAGTTCGGACAAGCTCCGGATAAACTCAAAGTATTGACTCATCAGAAAGAATATGCCAATGATAAAGACGCTTCCAAAAAACTGATCGTTACCACGAAAGAAATAGGAGGTGCCACATTTGAAAAAAATACGTTCGGTAACTGTACAAAAAACGGAGGTCCGCCACCTCCTTGTAAAATCATGGTTACAGAATGGACGGACTTTTATGATAAAGTTCAGTTAAGCAATGGTGGATTTATCATTGTGGAAAATAGCAAAGCAATTTGTGCCGTTGCCGGTACACCTTGTATTGAAATTATAGATCACGGCCAAAGAGCAGAAGCCAGCCAGCAGAATTTCAAAAATGCCAATCCTGATGTGCAGCAGCAGATCAATCCTTTGGTGGACGCTGAAGAAATGCGTAAAGAAGAGAAAAACGAAGACGATCCATCAGATGATTTTTAA
- a CDS encoding LysM peptidoglycan-binding domain-containing protein: MQKFNIHTVQKNDTLKSIAALYGLDKDALKLFHNNLCSVRDMILIELTAQKEIFIPRAAVVDQNKKVLLGRANSLIFNPSKIDRKYGVVINIENGDHHNELKYEVSVRWIRSENGLHYFEIDRISKLYLNQEEVNEIADMLAYQTSKVLYPLQISTDEQGKFKTVENLSVFKERWAAVKEEVYKEFDGETVDRYCRQIEKVLKAPETLNLYLKNDYFLRTLFYGIYQKFGKNFSTEENESFPIIDNPIEPNYKIKLQLDPLKDDHNLIRIDGTGKLHDERSVSDFMNGAPFSMIIDDDPVINHNGEFRIRYYLDGNAIFPESMYLESSIRLREEKKISVSIATVSE; the protein is encoded by the coding sequence ATGCAAAAATTCAATATACATACCGTTCAGAAAAATGATACTTTAAAGAGCATTGCTGCACTTTATGGATTAGATAAAGATGCTTTGAAGTTATTTCATAATAACCTTTGCAGTGTTCGGGATATGATTTTGATTGAACTGACCGCGCAGAAGGAGATTTTTATTCCGAGAGCCGCAGTCGTTGATCAAAATAAAAAAGTACTGTTGGGTCGTGCGAACAGCCTGATTTTTAACCCTTCAAAAATAGACAGAAAATATGGGGTGGTAATCAATATCGAAAATGGTGACCATCACAATGAATTGAAATATGAAGTTTCAGTTCGTTGGATCAGAAGTGAAAATGGACTTCACTATTTCGAGATAGACAGAATCTCCAAACTTTATCTGAATCAAGAAGAAGTGAATGAAATAGCCGATATGCTCGCTTACCAGACTTCTAAAGTTTTGTATCCCTTACAAATCAGTACAGATGAGCAGGGGAAATTTAAAACAGTGGAGAACCTTTCTGTGTTTAAAGAAAGATGGGCGGCAGTAAAAGAAGAGGTATATAAAGAATTTGACGGAGAGACCGTAGATCGGTACTGCCGGCAGATTGAAAAAGTATTGAAGGCTCCAGAAACACTTAACCTCTATCTTAAAAATGATTATTTCCTTAGGACATTATTCTACGGAATTTATCAAAAATTTGGGAAGAATTTTAGCACAGAAGAAAATGAAAGCTTCCCGATCATCGATAATCCGATAGAACCGAATTATAAAATAAAACTCCAGCTTGATCCGCTGAAAGATGATCATAACCTGATCCGGATTGATGGAACAGGAAAACTCCATGATGAAAGGTCTGTATCTGATTTTATGAACGGTGCACCCTTCTCTATGATTATTGACGATGATCCTGTCATAAACCATAACGGTGAATTCAGAATCCGCTATTACCTTGACGGGAATGCAATCTTTCCGGAATCAATGTATCTGGAAAGCAGTATCAGATTAAGAGAAGAAAAGAAGATATCTGTGTCTATTGCGACAGTATCAGAATAA
- a CDS encoding GIY-YIG nuclease family protein, whose amino-acid sequence MKAGFIYIMTNKNHTTLYTGVTSNLPKRVQQHKESYFSQSFTSRYNLHKLVYWEAFQEIGDAIGREKQIKAGSRQKKLNLINAMNPNWLDLADDIENIMDVF is encoded by the coding sequence ATGAAGGCCGGTTTTATTTATATCATGACCAATAAAAACCATACAACTCTTTATACAGGAGTTACTTCAAACCTGCCAAAACGAGTTCAGCAACATAAAGAGTCATATTTTTCGCAAAGCTTTACATCCAGATACAATTTGCATAAACTTGTATACTGGGAGGCTTTTCAGGAAATAGGAGATGCAATAGGTAGGGAGAAACAAATTAAAGCCGGTTCAAGACAAAAGAAGTTGAATTTGATTAATGCAATGAATCCAAACTGGCTGGACTTGGCTGATGACATCGAAAATATCATGGATGTTTTTTGA
- a CDS encoding Zn-dependent protease: MKNYSFYFLLVFFLMISCKEEKQNVTKTEQKQAITILVQPFRDVTPQSLKTVTEGIKKVYPNVQVLEAIDFPKNTYYKERNRYRADSIIKFLSERTKEGFVTIGLTSKDISATRGRIKDFGIMGLGYRPGKACVASKFRLSKDNTDEQFYKIAIHELGHTQGLPHCPEKMCFMRDAEGKNPTNEETDFCKKCKTFLMNKNWKFSSI; the protein is encoded by the coding sequence TTGAAAAATTATAGTTTTTACTTTCTTTTGGTTTTCTTTCTGATGATCTCATGTAAAGAAGAAAAACAGAATGTAACAAAGACTGAGCAAAAACAAGCTATAACAATACTTGTTCAGCCTTTCAGAGATGTTACTCCTCAAAGTTTGAAAACGGTTACAGAAGGCATTAAAAAAGTGTATCCAAACGTACAGGTTCTTGAGGCTATAGATTTTCCTAAGAATACTTACTATAAGGAGAGAAATAGATATCGGGCCGATTCAATTATTAAATTCTTGAGTGAAAGGACAAAAGAAGGCTTTGTTACGATTGGTTTAACTTCAAAGGATATCAGTGCTACCAGAGGGAGAATCAAAGATTTCGGTATCATGGGATTGGGGTACAGACCTGGAAAGGCTTGTGTAGCATCAAAATTTAGACTGAGTAAGGACAATACGGATGAGCAGTTTTATAAAATAGCCATTCATGAGCTTGGACATACACAAGGGTTGCCACATTGCCCTGAAAAAATGTGTTTTATGAGAGATGCAGAAGGTAAAAATCCTACCAATGAAGAGACGGATTTTTGCAAGAAATGCAAAACTTTTTTAATGAATAAAAATTGGAAATTTAGTTCGATATGA
- a CDS encoding type VI secretion system Vgr family protein — MSIIPGNNAGTFRPTQNADGISENHHNGINRLVKLSLVIEGKMIKYYKHFKLKQSTKRHHEFTLTLAHDTLGDRQTHSLEDANKFLGKRLTAIISYKDVDNSPERIFVGVITGVGFSQEKMSLGNIVLTGYSPTILLDGASHIQSFGGNQPVNMGIIAEEVIKQGIDKSRFDIRVDANNFSQIIYSSQYDETHYNYLARMAEAYGEQFYYDGEVLHFGKLPPQNKPIILTYGSSANDIKVELKAVHTKPQFYGYNSNKDEKLTSGSTPIKHVGDLAKTAYDHNDSIYKTPALQVAPMKASTHLDVEYSQKSASGSEAVNVFSVSGNTTVPFLHPGCVVDMQMRKPDSNETSYFTRIMITESEHEIDTIGHYHGSFVGIAADTGFLPKPEFIVPKAEPQTATVISNTDPERQGRIQVRFDWQTNDTTHFIRMMSPDAGGTDQITQNRGYVAIPEVGDQVMVNFVHSHPDRPFVMGGMFHGGVALGGGINNHLKSIQTRSGIRILMNDEEGSVKILDPSGNIYFMDGKGNIDMKAPKNFTLNAGENINITAGKEISIGAGNSITSNANDNIISTAGQDIVQTASGDIRESSDTRTEMVDKEFKRQSETSHEIAGEISMFSELENMTMQSGKIVEFNSAEKSKLF; from the coding sequence ATGTCAATCATACCCGGAAATAATGCGGGGACTTTTCGTCCGACGCAAAATGCAGACGGTATATCTGAAAATCATCATAACGGAATCAACCGGTTGGTAAAACTCTCTCTTGTCATAGAGGGAAAGATGATCAAATACTATAAACATTTTAAACTTAAACAAAGTACCAAACGTCATCATGAGTTTACACTTACGTTGGCCCATGATACTTTGGGAGACAGGCAGACCCATTCATTGGAGGATGCCAATAAATTTCTGGGAAAACGCCTCACCGCCATCATTTCTTATAAAGATGTAGATAATAGCCCTGAAAGAATTTTCGTTGGGGTTATTACAGGAGTAGGATTCAGTCAGGAGAAAATGAGTCTGGGAAATATTGTTCTGACTGGCTACAGCCCGACAATTCTTCTCGATGGGGCTTCCCATATTCAGAGCTTTGGCGGGAATCAACCCGTAAACATGGGAATTATTGCGGAAGAAGTCATCAAACAAGGAATTGATAAAAGCCGTTTTGACATAAGAGTTGATGCCAATAATTTTTCACAGATCATTTACAGCAGCCAGTATGATGAAACCCATTATAACTATCTGGCAAGAATGGCGGAAGCCTATGGAGAACAGTTTTATTACGATGGTGAAGTATTACATTTCGGAAAGCTTCCTCCTCAGAATAAACCTATCATATTAACTTACGGAAGCAGTGCCAATGATATAAAGGTTGAACTGAAAGCGGTACATACCAAACCACAATTCTACGGTTACAACAGCAATAAAGACGAAAAGCTGACTTCCGGATCAACACCTATCAAACATGTAGGGGATCTTGCGAAAACAGCCTATGATCATAACGATTCTATTTATAAAACACCGGCACTACAGGTCGCTCCAATGAAAGCTTCGACCCATCTTGATGTAGAGTATTCACAGAAAAGTGCTTCAGGAAGTGAAGCTGTAAATGTTTTTTCCGTTTCAGGAAATACAACCGTTCCTTTTCTTCATCCTGGTTGTGTGGTGGATATGCAGATGCGTAAACCCGATTCCAATGAGACATCTTATTTCACAAGAATCATGATCACCGAATCAGAACATGAGATTGATACCATAGGTCATTATCATGGAAGTTTTGTAGGAATTGCTGCAGATACAGGATTTCTTCCAAAACCAGAATTTATAGTTCCAAAGGCAGAACCACAGACAGCCACAGTGATTTCAAATACAGACCCTGAGAGACAAGGACGAATTCAGGTGAGGTTCGACTGGCAAACTAATGATACCACTCATTTTATCCGAATGATGAGTCCTGATGCAGGAGGTACAGATCAGATTACCCAAAACAGGGGATATGTAGCCATTCCTGAAGTAGGAGATCAGGTCATGGTCAACTTCGTTCACAGCCACCCGGACCGACCTTTCGTGATGGGAGGAATGTTCCATGGAGGAGTTGCTTTAGGAGGTGGAATCAATAATCATTTAAAATCAATACAAACCAGAAGTGGTATCCGTATTTTGATGAATGATGAAGAAGGAAGTGTGAAAATTCTGGATCCAAGCGGAAATATTTACTTCATGGATGGTAAAGGAAATATTGATATGAAAGCTCCGAAAAACTTCACATTAAATGCCGGTGAAAATATCAATATCACAGCAGGGAAAGAAATTTCAATCGGTGCAGGAAATAGTATTACAAGCAACGCCAATGATAATATTATTTCTACGGCGGGACAAGATATTGTGCAAACAGCTTCCGGTGATATCAGGGAATCTTCAGATACCAGAACTGAAATGGTGGACAAAGAATTTAAAAGACAATCCGAAACCTCTCATGAAATAGCAGGCGAAATATCCATGTTCAGCGAACTGGAAAATATGACCATGCAGAGCGGGAAAATTGTAGAGTTCAACAGTGCTGAAAAATCAAAATTGTTCTGA
- the tssD gene encoding type VI secretion system tube protein TssD — MAGNSRGILKFNGGEGQKLLKLNYSVSRATDVSGRVASDPSNALIKVTIEATEKSDVLESLLNSKYKPTTGEINFNKSHEEGTLITLKWENGYVIQHEVDFDALDSNNMLVSFVISAESISYGNSFYEGLWPTS, encoded by the coding sequence ATGGCAGGAAATTCAAGAGGAATCTTAAAATTCAATGGAGGTGAAGGACAAAAATTATTAAAACTTAACTACAGTGTTTCAAGAGCTACAGATGTTTCTGGACGTGTAGCTTCTGATCCGTCAAACGCTCTTATTAAAGTAACCATCGAGGCGACAGAAAAATCTGATGTTTTGGAGAGTTTATTAAACAGCAAATATAAGCCTACAACCGGAGAAATCAATTTCAATAAATCTCACGAAGAAGGTACATTGATTACCTTAAAATGGGAAAACGGATATGTAATCCAGCATGAAGTAGATTTTGATGCACTAGACAGCAACAATATGCTGGTAAGCTTTGTAATAAGTGCAGAAAGCATTTCTTACGGAAATTCATTCTACGAAGGACTTTGGCCAACAAGCTAG
- a CDS encoding barstar family protein → MKTIYIDFTDIGDYEDFYAQLKEKIQLPEHFGDNLDALFDTITGDLEMPLHLEFVNMTVDQLEIFEDLLTTLEDAEEEVEDFTFSYYLEQYEDDEDEEETEG, encoded by the coding sequence ATGAAGACAATATATATAGATTTTACAGACATAGGTGACTATGAAGATTTTTACGCCCAGTTAAAGGAAAAAATTCAACTTCCTGAACATTTTGGGGATAATCTTGATGCACTTTTTGATACCATTACCGGAGATCTGGAAATGCCGCTTCACTTGGAATTTGTCAATATGACGGTAGATCAGTTGGAGATTTTTGAAGATTTGCTGACCACGCTGGAAGATGCTGAGGAAGAAGTGGAAGATTTTACTTTCAGCTATTACCTGGAGCAGTACGAAGACGATGAAGACGAAGAGGAAACTGAAGGATAA
- a CDS encoding DUF2752 domain-containing protein: MNIEDFMLTCPSKRFLGVECPGCGAQRAVVLVFEGRFSEAFHLYPAVYTLLLFFLILGLSFIDKKRKYGSVLMALLMINLVIIMVSYIYKHYFLHT, from the coding sequence ATGAATATTGAAGACTTCATGCTGACTTGTCCCAGTAAAAGATTCCTTGGAGTAGAATGTCCCGGGTGCGGAGCCCAAAGAGCCGTTGTTCTGGTATTCGAAGGAAGATTTTCAGAAGCATTTCATTTATATCCGGCAGTCTATACATTGTTGCTGTTTTTCCTCATACTTGGGCTAAGTTTTATAGATAAGAAAAGAAAATACGGCTCTGTTTTAATGGCTCTCCTCATGATCAATCTTGTTATTATCATGGTGTCTTATATTTATAAGCATTATTTTTTACATACTTGA